DNA from Paraburkholderia sp. PGU19:
GCCGACGCTCGTGATGGTGATCGCCATTTCCGGCTGGTTCTTCGGCGCTGAAGCCGCGCGCGGCGAACTGTTCAGACAGGTGCATAGCGTGCTCGGCAACGATGCCGCTGCCGCCGTCACGACCATCGTGCAGAACGCGCATCGCAGCGGCAGCGCGGGCGGCGTCGCTGCGATCATCTCGTTCGTTCTGCTGGCCGTGGGCGCGTCCGCGACCTTTTCGTCGTTGAACAGCGCGCTCAATATCGTCTGGCCGTCGGTGGCGCCGCGCGCGTCGAGCGTGTTCGCGCTGGTGCGCGTGCGGCTGATCTCGTTCGGCCTCGTGCTCGGCGTGGCGTTCCTGCTGATCGTGTCGCTGGTGCTCGACACGGCGATCACGTTCATCGGCAACTGGATCTGGGGCGACTCGCCGTACGTGGTGATCGGCAATCTGCTGCAACTGGCCGTCGGCTGGATGGTGCTCGCGTTCGCGTTCGCCGCGCTGCTCAAGTTCCTGCCCGATGCGCCCGTGCGCTGGCGCGACGCGTTGGTCGGCGGGACGGTGGCGGCCGCGCTGTTCTCGGCGGGCAAGAAGCTCTTCGCGCTCTATCTCGCGCATGCCGGCATGGCCAATTCGTTCGGCGCGGCCGGCTCGCTCGCCGTGTTGCTGATGTGGCTGTACTTCTCGGCGGTCGTGTTGCTGCTCGGCGCGGAGTTCTCCGCGGCGCGCGGCCGCATGCACGATCCGCGCGGCGCGTGGGGTTTCGCGCCCGCCCCGCCGCCGGGCAGCCGCGCGATGCTGGCGTCCGTGCTGGCGGCATCGACGATGGCGACAGACGCAAGACGTGGTCCGGCACGCGGCCCGGGAAGCGACCCGCAGCAGGCTCCAACCGTCACGCCGCCGACACCGCGTCCTTCCATTGCCACGCGATTGCTGGCGAAGCATGACGCCGGCATCGGCAAGGCCGTGTCGATCGGCAAAACTGTCATCGAGGTCGAAACGCAGGCGACGCGCGCCGCCGCGGTGACGATCGTCGAGGCAAGACGCAGAGCCATCGCGGCCGACCGTTACGTCCGGCGGCATCCATGGGAGTCGATGCTGATCGCGGCGAGCACCGCGATGGCCGTGGCCGCGTTCGCCCGGCGCCGCAACGCTTCGGATGACACTGAAACACCGCCCTCCGATAACGCCACCCGTTAAGCGTCCACTTCAACAGCGCCGGCCGGCCACGATCACATCCGACCGAAACTGTCCACCCGAAACGTCAAGCTGAACGCTCGCAGCCTTTATAACTTCTTTATGTGAAAGCGGATATTTCCGCAGTCGACTAGACAACTTTCTTACACGAAACACGCGCCTGATGACGTAAATCGTACCGATGCTATCGATCACTGTCATAAAAAGAACAATAATCCATAGTCAGAGATTCAATATTGCCAAAACAGAAACAATCGTTGACAAGCTTACGATACAAGGCTTCTACCGGGCTGTCGGTTTTTCGATACACCTTAATTTTTTTCAGTTCTTACACGTAGAGACACTGCGCTATTCTCCGATTCGCAACAACGAAAACCAATCATCTGCGTGGAGAAATGGATGAAACGAATCGCACTGTCGACGCTCTCGCTGGCACTGCTCGGCGCTGCAGGCGCAGCACATGCACAGAGCAGCGTGACGCTTTATGGCTTGATCGATGACTCGATCCAGTACGTTCACAACTCAAACCCGGCTGACCAAAACCTTTGGCAACTGGCCGCCGGTAACCTGCAAGGCAGCCGTTGGGGCATGAAGGGCACGGAAGACCTGGGCGGTGGCCTGAAGGCGATCTTCCAGTTGGAAAGCGGCTTCAACCCGAACAACGGCAAGATGGGCTCGTACGGCACGGGCACGAAGCTGTTCGGCCGCCAGGCATATGTCGGTTTGACGCACGACGCGTACGGTACGTTCACGCTGGGTCGCCAGTACGACCCGCTGGTCGACCTGGTCCAGCCGCTGACGGCTGACAACTACTTCGGCAGCACGTTCACGACGCCGGGCGACGTTGACAACAACGACAACAGCTCGCGTACGAACAACGCAATCAAGTACGTGTCGCCCGTGTGGAGCGGCTTCCAGTTCGAAGGCATGTACGCTCTCGGCGGCGTCGCTGGCGCAACGGGTGCAGGCCAATCGTGGGCAGGCGCAGCAACGTGGAGCGGCGGTCCGTTCAGCGTTGCAGCTGGCTACTTCCGCATGGAAAACGCCAACACGCTGGCTAGCCGCGGCGTCACCCCGGCAACGCCGGCTGGCACGTGGAACACAGGCGTGACGTCGGACGGTACGTTTGACGGCTCGAACATCAACGGCGCGTACCAGTCTGCCAAGCAGATCGACATCACGTCGGTTGCTGGCCAATATGTCACGGGTCCGTTCACGTTCAACCTGCGTTACAGCTTCGCGCAGTACAAGCCGGACGCATTCTCGGGCTTCGCGTCGCAGCAGAAGTATCAGGTTGCTGGCGCCTTCGCTGGCTACCAGATCACGCCGGCGATGCTGGTCGGTCTGGGCTACACGTACACGCACGGCTCTGGCGACGCGTCGGCAAGCTACAACCAGGTTTCGTTGGGCGGCGACTACAATCTGTCGAAGCGTACCGACCTGTACCTGATCGGTGCTTACCAGCACGCAAGCGGCCATCAGCGTGATCAAACCACGGGCAAGATCGTCGACGCAGGCGCATCGGTTGGCTCGTATGGCTACCAGGCAGGTTCGACCAGCCAGGAAATCGTCAGCCTGGGTATCCGTCACAAGTTCTAATAGAACAATATGACGCACGGCTCGAGACATCGAGCCGTACTCTGAAGCCAGCAGCGGCGCAAGCCAACGCTGGCTTTTTTCATTGCCCCAGTGGAAAAAGTGGATGCGCCCTGAAGCGGGCGCGCTGTGTCAGCGCGATCAGCCGCGCGCTTTAGGCTTGTCGGCTTGCGCCAGAGTCTGCGCGGGCCGCGGATCGACACCCGGCGTGCCGGGCGCTGCATGCGCATGCAACTCGCCCGGCGGCCGATACAGCACCATCTCTCCGACATGCCCGTTCTGCGGCACGTCGCCCGTGACTTGCCAGTCCGGATCGGGAATCTCGCCGAACACTTGCCGAAGCCGTTCGCCCCACGTGCGATGGATCATCTGGTAATAGGCATTGTCCTGATCGATCGATACGAAGCGCGTCACCTTCAGCGAATCTTTCTCATAGACGAGCAGATCGAGCGGCAGCCCGACCGAGAGGTTCGAGCGCAGCGTCGAGTCCATCGAGATCAGCGCGCACTTGGCGGCCTCGTCGAGCGGCGTGGATGGGATCAGCACGCGGTCGATGATCGGCTTGCCATACTTCGACTCGCCGATCTGAAAGTACGGGTTCACGCGTGACGATTCGATGAAATTGCCCGCCGCATAGATCATGAAGAGACGCGGCCGCGGCTGTCCGGCGCCATTGCCGCTTTCCGCGTTCTCACGGATCTGTCCGCCGAGAATGAAGCTGCAATTGAAGTCGACGCCGAATTCCTGCAGCGCATTCGCCTCGCGCAGGTGCACGTCGCGCACTGCCTGGCCGACCACGCGCGCGGCATCGGCCATGGTGGGCACGCTCCAGAGCGTGGGCTTCGACGAAGCGGAAGGCCCAGTAGGCTCGGACAACTCTTGCAGCACGGCCTGCGTGAGCGACAGATTGCCCGCTCCGAGCAGCACCAGCATGCGTTCGCCAGGCTCTTCGAACACCGACATCTTGCGCGCGGTGCTGATGTGATCGACGCCGGCATTGGTCCGCGTATCCGACAGGAACACGAGCCCTTCATCGACGCACATCGCCACACAGTAAGTCATGACAGGAATCCAGACGGCTGCCCTAAACGAACGGTTGGGCGAGCCGGAAAAAGGCACAGGCCGCGGGCAGCGCCGCGGGACGCTGCCATTGTAATGCGCGCGCCTGGCACGCTGCAGCCGATGTGTGCCCGAAAAGACCCCAGGTTTAGCGGCGCGCCGCCTATTGCGGCGACTGTTCCTGCGCCTTCACGGCAACGGACACATCGAGCGTTTCTTCCAGTCCGCCGATACGCCGCCCGCGCACAGGCGACGCCGCTTCATAGTCGCGCGCCGCCGCGAGCCGGCAATACATCTCGCTGGCGAACGCAGCGTGCGTGACGTCGACGGAAATCCAGCCGATACCCGTGAGCCACACATCGACCCACGCGTGACTCGCCGCATGTTCGACGTCGCCCGGTTCGATATAGCCGCTCACATAGCGCGCCGGAATGCCGCGCGCGCGGCAGCACGCGAGCATCAGATGCGCGTGGTCCTGACAGACGCCCTTGCCGAGCGCGAGCGCCTGCGACGCCGTGCTCGTCACGCCCGTCGCGCCCGTCTCGAACTGCACGCGATCGATGATCTTCTCCGCCAGCGCAATCAGCGCGGCTGGCTTGTCGAGCGACGGCACGGACGCCGCCAGTTCGCGGATCGCGGGATCGCAGTCGGTCAGCCGCGTCGCGCAGGTGAAATGCTCGAGCGGGATCGCGCCCGCGTCGTTGCCGAGCCGACCGTCGATCAACGCAAACGTGTCGACTTCGCCCGACACATGCACGCGTATCTCGTCGTGCTGCTTGTTGAGCACGAGCGTGTGCAGCACGTTGCCATAGGCATCGAAGGTCGAGTCGAGCTTGCCGGGCGCATCGAGCGTCCAGCGCCGCACGATCTGTGAAGCACCGCTCGACGGCGTGAGGCGCAGTTGCTGGATCGAGTAATGGACCGTCGATTCGTAGCGGTAAAAGGTGTCGTGGCGGATCGTCAGATACATTGAGGGCACTCCATCAGGCAACGGGCAGCATCAGGTACGTGCGCGCGACCATGTTGCCGAGTTCGAACACGCGGGCGAGAAACTGCGTGAGCCACGCGTGCAGACCGGTTTCGAAAATCTGCCGGATATCCGAGTAAAGCAGTTCGGCGCGCAGCTTGCCCGCAAAGCGCTCGCATTGATTCGAGCCCTGCGTGCGCAGCATCGCGAGGTTTTCGCAGACGCCGTCGAGCGACGCCAGCAGCGAGCGCGGCATCTGCGAATTCAGGATCATCAGTTCGACCACACGCGCCGGCGTCACGACATCCCGATACACCTTGCGGTAGATCTCCAGCGCCGACACCGAACTCAGAATCGACGTCCAGTAATAGAAGTCTTCGAGCTGCCGGGCCGCCTCGCGCGAGTTCGGCTCGGCGTCGGCGAAGCGCACGTCGAGAATGCGCGCCGTGTTGTCCGCGCGTTCGAGAAAGGTGCCGAGCTGCGTGAAGAAGAATGCGTCGTCCTGCAACGCGGTGCCGATCGTCACGCCGCGCGACAGATGC
Protein-coding regions in this window:
- a CDS encoding transglutaminase family protein, which encodes MYLTIRHDTFYRYESTVHYSIQQLRLTPSSGASQIVRRWTLDAPGKLDSTFDAYGNVLHTLVLNKQHDEIRVHVSGEVDTFALIDGRLGNDAGAIPLEHFTCATRLTDCDPAIRELAASVPSLDKPAALIALAEKIIDRVQFETGATGVTSTASQALALGKGVCQDHAHLMLACCRARGIPARYVSGYIEPGDVEHAASHAWVDVWLTGIGWISVDVTHAAFASEMYCRLAAARDYEAASPVRGRRIGGLEETLDVSVAVKAQEQSPQ
- a CDS encoding proteasome-type protease; amino-acid sequence: MTYCVAMCVDEGLVFLSDTRTNAGVDHISTARKMSVFEEPGERMLVLLGAGNLSLTQAVLQELSEPTGPSASSKPTLWSVPTMADAARVVGQAVRDVHLREANALQEFGVDFNCSFILGGQIRENAESGNGAGQPRPRLFMIYAAGNFIESSRVNPYFQIGESKYGKPIIDRVLIPSTPLDEAAKCALISMDSTLRSNLSVGLPLDLLVYEKDSLKVTRFVSIDQDNAYYQMIHRTWGERLRQVFGEIPDPDWQVTGDVPQNGHVGEMVLYRPPGELHAHAAPGTPGVDPRPAQTLAQADKPKARG
- a CDS encoding porin — encoded protein: MKRIALSTLSLALLGAAGAAHAQSSVTLYGLIDDSIQYVHNSNPADQNLWQLAAGNLQGSRWGMKGTEDLGGGLKAIFQLESGFNPNNGKMGSYGTGTKLFGRQAYVGLTHDAYGTFTLGRQYDPLVDLVQPLTADNYFGSTFTTPGDVDNNDNSSRTNNAIKYVSPVWSGFQFEGMYALGGVAGATGAGQSWAGAATWSGGPFSVAAGYFRMENANTLASRGVTPATPAGTWNTGVTSDGTFDGSNINGAYQSAKQIDITSVAGQYVTGPFTFNLRYSFAQYKPDAFSGFASQQKYQVAGAFAGYQITPAMLVGLGYTYTHGSGDASASYNQVSLGGDYNLSKRTDLYLIGAYQHASGHQRDQTTGKIVDAGASVGSYGYQAGSTSQEIVSLGIRHKF
- a CDS encoding alpha-E domain-containing protein; translation: MLSRTADHLFWMARYMERAENTARMLDINLKAQLLPQTPEQEERTQRSVLRISELEHAFAQRYDEPTRENVLDFMVADPTNPSSIHSCLQAARENARAVRGTLTTEWWETINDTWLEFNERTAHGEVSNNLSALFEWVKFRSHLSRGVTIGTALQDDAFFFTQLGTFLERADNTARILDVRFADAEPNSREAARQLEDFYYWTSILSSVSALEIYRKVYRDVVTPARVVELMILNSQMPRSLLASLDGVCENLAMLRTQGSNQCERFAGKLRAELLYSDIRQIFETGLHAWLTQFLARVFELGNMVARTYLMLPVA
- a CDS encoding YihY/virulence factor BrkB family protein, translating into MELDSLSADKLQTVAKKQASWAAGALRQFSENRCAAMAASIAFYAAFSLAPTLVMVIAISGWFFGAEAARGELFRQVHSVLGNDAAAAVTTIVQNAHRSGSAGGVAAIISFVLLAVGASATFSSLNSALNIVWPSVAPRASSVFALVRVRLISFGLVLGVAFLLIVSLVLDTAITFIGNWIWGDSPYVVIGNLLQLAVGWMVLAFAFAALLKFLPDAPVRWRDALVGGTVAAALFSAGKKLFALYLAHAGMANSFGAAGSLAVLLMWLYFSAVVLLLGAEFSAARGRMHDPRGAWGFAPAPPPGSRAMLASVLAASTMATDARRGPARGPGSDPQQAPTVTPPTPRPSIATRLLAKHDAGIGKAVSIGKTVIEVETQATRAAAVTIVEARRRAIAADRYVRRHPWESMLIAASTAMAVAAFARRRNASDDTETPPSDNATR